The genomic window CGCCTGAAGCGGATAAACCGATGCTTTCCGCTGTACCGAATTGGAAAAGCGAGAACATCATGTTGCTGAACGTGTTACTTCCAGCGATAAACGCTCCGAGCGCACCGATGAGCGGCGCAACGATTGGCCATGCGGAACCGGCGATGTGCGACACCCCTTCCGCTAATACGAGCGGCATGCTTGCGAGTTCTTCTGTTTTTGAGTTAATGAAAATGTTGATCATCGGCACGGCGAAAATGAGCGCGGACCCTGCGCTTAATGCCGTTTTAAACGAATCGCTAAACGCTTTTTTGTAGCTTGCTGCATCCATCCGATGTAAAACGTATGTGATTAGTGAAACGATGAAGAAAATCGTACCCGGTAAATAAAGCGGTGTCGATTTAATCGCAATGCCGGAGTTAAACAAATTGTCGATGACAATCGTGACGCTTTCTCCAGTTAAAAACGTTTTTACTTCTGTCACTGTGCGCGTAATGACGAGCAAAATCGCCACTAATACGTACGGGAACCATGCGTTGAAAAGCGAAATGCGCTTTTTCGATTGCCCGATGTTCGTTTGTTCGTTGTTTAAACGACCGATCCATTCTTGTTCCCAATGGTTGCGATGCTCAAAATCAAACGTATCTTTCGGAATAAATAACCCTGCTTTGGCAGCTGGAACGACGATGATTAAGCCGATTAATGAACCGAGCAATGATGGAAACTCTGGACCGAGCACGTTCGCAATGATTGCATACGGAACGGTAAACGCAAAGCCAGCGAGCATCGCAAATTTCCAAACGCGCAATCCTTCGCGGAACGAACGGTTTTTGCCGAAAAAGCGCGTAAGCATTCCGACGACAATAAGCGGAATAAACGTTCCGATCATCGCATGAATGAGGCCGACGTTTGCGGCAATTTGCAATAAGTAATCCGTAAACTCCATATCGCCAATCGCTTTCATGACCGCTTCTTGATTCGCAAGTCCGGTGTTTACTCCAACGAGAATCGGTGTTCCAATCGCTCCGAAAGAAACAGGCGTACTTTGAATAATGAGCGCAACTAACACAGCCGCCATCGCTGGAAAGCCGATCGCAACGAGAAGCGGTGCGGCGATCGCAGCAGGTGTACCGAATCCTGCAGCCCCTTCAATAAATGAACCGAACAACCAAGCGATAATGATTGCTTGAATGCGGCGGTCAGGTGAAATGTGAATAAACCCTTGGCGAATCGTTTCAATCGCGCCGCTTTCTTTTACCGTATTTAAAAGCAACACCGCTCCAAATACGATAAACATAATTTCGATTGCCGTTTTTATACCGTTGACGCTTGCCGCAGCCACAACGTTCATTTTCGTTCCCCAAACGAATAGCGCGATGGCCGCAGTGACGACAAGCGCAACAGGCATCGCACGGCTTGCCGGCCATTTCAGTATGACAAGGAATAAGAAAACTGTTAAAATTGGCAATAGTGCGATAAATGATAACATACCGATACTCATATGCATCCCCCTTTGTTCAATGTGATGATGTAATTCCTTATCCCCTCGTCATAAGGTCATACAATCATCTGATGAGTATATCATAATGTAAGCGCAATCATTTTTCAATATGAATATTTAAAAATTTTTCACAGTTATTTTGTAGAAAAATGTGATATGATATTCTATTTATGTGGGGGAGTAAACAAGAAACAATGGGGTGGACAACGTGTACAAACAAATTAAACCGAAAAAAATATATGAAGAAGTAGCGGAAGCGATTTTACATATGATTCAAACAGGGCAGTTAAAGCCCGGCGATAAACTCGATTCCGTTCAACAGCTAGCAGAAAATTTCCAAGTTGGACGAGCAGCGATTCGTGAAGCGTTGACGGCGCTTCGGGCGATGGGGCTCATTGAAATGAAACAAGGGGAAGGCACATACGTGCGCGAGTTTGATCCAGCGATGTTGTCGTTTCCGATTTCCGCAGCGGTGCTCATGAATAAAGAAGACGTCGCTCATTTATTAGAAGTGAGAAAGCTGTTAGAAGTCGGTGCATCAGGCGTGGCAGCGAAACGAAGAACAGACGAAGATTTGCGCGCGATGCAAAGCGCCCTTACGCAAATGCGCGAAGCGATTGGCGACGAAGAACTTGGTGAAAAAGCGGACTTTTTATTTCATATGGCGATTGCGGCGGCAACGAAAAATCCGCTATTAGTGAGTTTAATGAACAACGTCTCAGGCATGATGATGGAGACGATGCGCGAGACGCGCCGCATTTGGTTGTTTGCCAAACAAGCGACGACCGAACAGCTGCTTGAAGATCATATCGCGATTTTTGAGGCGATTCGCGAAAAAAACGCCGAACTTGCCCAAGAGCGAATGAAAGACCATTTAGGGCATGTCGAAAAAGTTTTGTCCGACTATATGTCTTCATAACGGAGGGGCTTCCTCCGAACGTACTCATCAGATGACCGGTTGACTAATTTGGCAATTAGATGTAAAGTGAAAAAAAGAAAACGTTTTCTTGGAGAGGGGATCGGGGAATGAACGTCACATTATTTGTTACATGTTTAGTCGATTTGTTTCACGTCAACGTCGGAAAAGCGACAGTCGAGCTATTAGAGCGGCTTGGTTGTACGGTTCATTTTCCAGAAGCGCAAACGTGCTGTGGACAGCCGGCGTACAATAGCGGCTATGTAAAAGAAGCGAAAGAAGCGATGAAACATATGATTCGCACATTTGAACATGCCGAATATATCGTCACGCCATCTGGTTCGTGTGCGACGATGTTTAAAGAATATCCGCACATTTTTAAAGGCGACGGGGAATGGGAAGAGCGGGCGAAACGCGTGGCCGATAAAACGTATGAACTGACGCAATTTATCGTCGATGTGCTACAAGTGGAAGATGTCGGGGCGCGGTTAAAAGGAACAGCGACGTATCATACGTCATGTCATATGACGCGCTTACTTGGCGTAAAAGATGCGCCGCTTACGCTTTTGCAACATGTGAAAGATCTTGAAGTGGTGCCGCTTCCAAACGCACACAATTGTTGCGGATTTGGCGGTACGTTTTCTGTCAAAATGGGACCGATTTCGGAACAAATGGTCGATGAAAAAATTGAATGTATTGAACGAGTCGAAGCGGATTATTTAATCGGGGCCGATTGCGGCTGTTTAATGAACATCGGCGGGCGCATCGAGCGAAAAGGCAAGCCGATTCGCGTCATGCACATCGCCGAAGTGTTAAATAGCCGATAAAGGGGGGATTCATATGGCGATGAAAATTAACACGGGAGAATTTCACGAGCGAGTGGAAAAAGGGATTCATAATACGTTTATGCGCGGAGCGGTGGCAGGAGCGCAAGAACGGTTGCGCACGCGCCGATTGGAAGCAGCAGCGGAGCTTGGCAATTGGGAACAATGGCGCGCGCTTGGGGAGGAAATTCGTAAACATACGCTTGAAAACTTAGATTATTATTTAATGCAATTAAGCGAAAATGTAAAAAAGCGCGGGGGGCATGTGTTTTTCGCGCAAACGGCAGAAGAAGCGAACGACTACATTTGCCGCGTCGTCGAAAGCAAACAAGCGAAAAAAATTGTGAAATCAAAATCGATGGTGACAGAAGAAATTCATATGAACGCTGCCCTTGAAAAGCTCGGCTGCGAAGTCATTGAAACAGACCTTGGCGAATACATTTTGCAAGTCGATGACCACGATCCACCATCGCACATCGTCGCGCCTGCGCTTCATAAAAATAAAGAACAAATTCGCGACGTATTTCAAGAAAAGCTGGCGTATACAAAAACAGAAAAGCCAGAAGAACTGGCGCTTCATGCGCGCCATATGCTTCGTCATGAATATATGACGGCCGATGTCGGCATTACAGGATGCAACTTTGCGGTTGCGGAAACGGGTTCGATCACGTTAGTGACGAACGAAGGAAACGCCGATTTAGTGACCGCTTTACCAAAAACACAAATTACGGTCATGGGAATGGAGCGCATCGTACCGACGTTTGAAGAAATGGAAGTGCTCGTCAGCTTGCTTACAAGAAGCGCCGTCGGGCAAAAATTAACGAGCTACATTACCGTATTAACAGGTCCGCGCGATGAAGGAGAAGTGGACGGACCGGAAGAATTTCATCTCGTCATTGTCGATAATGGGCGTTCCGATATTTTAGGAACGGAATTTCAACCGGTGTTGCAATGTATTCGTTGCGCCGCTTGCGTCAACGTTTGTCCGGTATACCGTCATATTGGTGGACATTCGTACGGTTCGATTTATTCCGGACCGATTGGAGCGGTATTGTCACCGCTTCTTGGCGGCTATGACGACTATAAAGAATTGCCGTATGCATCGACGTTATGTGCCGCTTGTACAGAAGCATGTCCGGTCAAAATTCCGCTCCATGAACTGTTGTTAAAACATCGGCAAACGATTGTTGAACGGGAAGGAAAAGCGCCGATTTCCGAAAAGTTAGCGATGAAAGCGTTCGGACTTGGCGCGGCATCGTCCATGTTGTATAAACTCGGTTCAAAAATTGCGCCGACAGCTGTCCATCCATTTACAATAAACGACCGCATTTCGAAAGGTCCAGGACCGTTAAAAGCATGGACGGATATTCGTGAATTTCCAGCGCCTGAAAAAGAACGGTTTCGCGATTGGTTCAAACAAAGGGGGGAGGAATAATGGAAGCTTTTTTACAACGTCTCGCTTCTCGTCTTGGACGTGACATGCCGACATTTGTCGAACGTCCACAATGGAAACATGCGCCGCAACAAACGGTATTTCAAGGATATAGTCAAGACGAGTTACTCGCTGAGTTAAAAAAGCAATGTACCCGCATTCATACGACGCTCGTGGAAACGAACACCGCTGAACTTCAGCAAACGATCGAACAAGTCATTGATGCACATGGCGGCGGACCGATTGTTGTCGCAAACGATGAACGATATGAACAAGTCGGGTTATCTTCCTTTTTAAAAAGAGAAGATGTGCACGTCTGGGACGTATCGCTCGGACGAGCAAATATCGAAGCGGCAGAAAAGGCGAACGTCGGCATGACATTTAGCGACATCACGCTGGCGAAATCCGGAACGGTCGTGTTGCTTAATCATCACAACCAAGGGCGGACGATTAGCTTTTTACCGAAAACGTACGTGGCGATCATTCCGAAAAGTACAATCGTTCCACGGATGACGCAAGCGGCGAGCATCATTCGTGAACAAAAACATGTTCCGTCATGTATCAATTTCATTACAGGCCCAAGCAACTCGGCAGATATTGAAATGAATTTAGTCGTTGGGGTGCACGGACCGATGAAAGCCACATACATCGTCATTACCGATTGTTGAGCAGTTCATTCGCTGCTCTTTTTTTTATTTCCGATCAGATTAATAAAGTTTTCAGAATGTTAAGAAGGAATGAAAATATATGTGGCGAATATACATGATAAATATGGAGAGGGAGTAGCGAGGAGGGAAAGCGTTTGAGTTTCAAAGAAAGCATGATGGAGGAGTCTGCATTCATTCAACTTTCGAAACAAGAGAAAGAAGCGATCGATGAGCGAATGAGTCGGTATGATTTTATGTTGCAACAAGTGACGGATGCGATGATTGTTGTGAAAGATGACGGGACGTTTGTGGAAGTAAATGAGGCGGCGTGCCGTTTGTTTCGTGCGCCAAAAGAACAACTGTTACGAAAAAAATTTCAAGAATATACATACCTTGTTCCTGAACATATTTTCCAATTTCAAAAGCAAATGTTGCGTAAATTTGGGGCGTACGATGATGAACTCGTCATTCGTCTAGCCGATGGCGAATTGAAGCATGTGCAATTATTTATGCGTCGCCATCAAGAGCAACAATTTGATTTATATATGATCCGCGACATTTCCTCGAAAAAAGCGCTTGAGCGTGAACGAACGATTAACGAAACGTTATTTAAAGATTTGTTTAATCGCGCAGGCGACGGCATCGTCATTTTTGATGGACAAGGGCGCTTCATTGACGCAAATCCTTCCTTTTGTACGAGCGTCAACGTAAAAAGAGAAGAGTTGTTTAAACTTTCAATACAAACATTTATTCCGATTGAATATCACGATTTATTCGATCAACTGTTGCTTACGTTAAAACGAAACGGAACGGTATCAAGCGAGCTTCCGTTTATTTTAGGCGACGGCATGCAAAAGTTGTTTGAATTGACGTTGACAGCGAACGTGCATAGCGGATTTTTTATGGCGATTATGCGCAACGTGACAGAAAAACGAAATATGGAAATCAACTTACAGCGAAGCGAAGAACGATTTCGCGCCATTTTTGAACAAGCGCACGAAGCCATTATTATTTGCGACAATTTTGGAAACATTTTGCGCGCCAATCCGGCCGCTAGCCGAACGTTTGAGCTGCCGCTTCACGATCTCGTTCATGCGAACTTATTGCAGTTTATGGATGGAAAAAATAAAAAAGTGCGCGACGTGTTGCGTCAATTTTTCCGCGTTGGGCAAATTCGCGATGAACTGACGTTTCATATGCCGAATGGCGAAAAAAAACAGCTTGAATTTACATCGAAAAAGGGCGTTATTAACGGCTACCATTTAACGATTTTTCGCAACGTCAGTGAACGAAGAAAAATGGAAAAGCAGTTGCGCGAACAAGAACAAAAGTTTCGCAGCGTATTTAATCATGCGATGGACGGCATCGTGCTGATTGACGATCAGCAGCGCATTTTTGATGCCAACCCTGCGGCATGCCGTATTTTTTCCCTTCAAAAAGAACAGCTGCTTGAAAAATGTATGCATGAGTTTATCGGCAGCAACGATTTAATGAAATTTCAAACGTGGTTAAACGACGGAGAGGAAGAAGAATTTTGTATCATTGACGGAGAAGGAAAGAAAAAAATTGTGGAATTATCGTTTAAGCCGAACATTATTGAACATGTCGGGCTAATGATGATGCGCGATATGACCGAGAAAAAAGAAATGGAAGAACAGTTGCGCAAGTCAGATACGTTAAACGTCGTCGGACAACTCGCAGCAGGCATCGCTCATGAAATTCGCAATCCGATGACAGCGTTAAAAGGATTTATTCAACTATTGCAAGGAAGTATCGGCAATGATTGCGAACAACACAATATGTACTTCCACGTCATTATGTCAGAATTAAAGCGTATTGAGTCGATTATTACCGAATTTCTCGTGTTGGCGAAACCGCAAGCGATTCATTATGAACGGGGCGACGTGGCGAAAATTATGCAAGAAACGGTCGATTTATTAAGCGTGCAGGCGACGATGCATAACATTCAAATTGAAGCGACGTATGAACAAGTTCCGCTTATTTATTGCGAACCGAAACAATTAAAACAAGTGTTTATTAACATATTAAAAAATGCGATTGAAGTCATGCCAAACGGCGGCACGATTACCGTTTCTGTTTCACGTGTCGAAGAAGGCATACGCATCGCCATCCGCGATGAAGGAAGCGGCATTCCAAAAGAGAAAATAAAAAAATTAGGGGAGCCGTTTTATACGACGAAAGAGCGTGGAACGGGGCTCGGTTTAATGGTCAGCTATAAGATTATTGAAGAGCATCACGGGCGCATTGATGTCGAAAGCGAAGTGGGCGTTGGTACGACGTTTTATATTACTCTACCAGTTACTAATGACATGCAATAAACAAATATAGTATAATGTGCGTATATGTCAAGACAGCTAGAGAGGTGAATTGCATGTTATTTAAGCGCC from Anoxybacillus gonensis includes these protein-coding regions:
- a CDS encoding L-lactate permease, with translation MSIGMLSFIALLPILTVFLFLVILKWPASRAMPVALVVTAAIALFVWGTKMNVVAAASVNGIKTAIEIMFIVFGAVLLLNTVKESGAIETIRQGFIHISPDRRIQAIIIAWLFGSFIEGAAGFGTPAAIAAPLLVAIGFPAMAAVLVALIIQSTPVSFGAIGTPILVGVNTGLANQEAVMKAIGDMEFTDYLLQIAANVGLIHAMIGTFIPLIVVGMLTRFFGKNRSFREGLRVWKFAMLAGFAFTVPYAIIANVLGPEFPSLLGSLIGLIIVVPAAKAGLFIPKDTFDFEHRNHWEQEWIGRLNNEQTNIGQSKKRISLFNAWFPYVLVAILLVITRTVTEVKTFLTGESVTIVIDNLFNSGIAIKSTPLYLPGTIFFIVSLITYVLHRMDAASYKKAFSDSFKTALSAGSALIFAVPMINIFINSKTEELASMPLVLAEGVSHIAGSAWPIVAPLIGALGAFIAGSNTFSNMMFSLFQFGTAESIGLSASGAAVVVALQAVGGAAGNMICVHNVVAASATVGLVGQEGSLIRKALIPMTYYILAAGMLGMGFIVGGFNIWFILYAVVVVAFIFFMVSNRGKTKRAENQISA
- a CDS encoding FadR/GntR family transcriptional regulator translates to MDNVYKQIKPKKIYEEVAEAILHMIQTGQLKPGDKLDSVQQLAENFQVGRAAIREALTALRAMGLIEMKQGEGTYVREFDPAMLSFPISAAVLMNKEDVAHLLEVRKLLEVGASGVAAKRRTDEDLRAMQSALTQMREAIGDEELGEKADFLFHMAIAAATKNPLLVSLMNNVSGMMMETMRETRRIWLFAKQATTEQLLEDHIAIFEAIREKNAELAQERMKDHLGHVEKVLSDYMSS
- a CDS encoding (Fe-S)-binding protein, with protein sequence MNVTLFVTCLVDLFHVNVGKATVELLERLGCTVHFPEAQTCCGQPAYNSGYVKEAKEAMKHMIRTFEHAEYIVTPSGSCATMFKEYPHIFKGDGEWEERAKRVADKTYELTQFIVDVLQVEDVGARLKGTATYHTSCHMTRLLGVKDAPLTLLQHVKDLEVVPLPNAHNCCGFGGTFSVKMGPISEQMVDEKIECIERVEADYLIGADCGCLMNIGGRIERKGKPIRVMHIAEVLNSR
- a CDS encoding LutB/LldF family L-lactate oxidation iron-sulfur protein; the encoded protein is MAMKINTGEFHERVEKGIHNTFMRGAVAGAQERLRTRRLEAAAELGNWEQWRALGEEIRKHTLENLDYYLMQLSENVKKRGGHVFFAQTAEEANDYICRVVESKQAKKIVKSKSMVTEEIHMNAALEKLGCEVIETDLGEYILQVDDHDPPSHIVAPALHKNKEQIRDVFQEKLAYTKTEKPEELALHARHMLRHEYMTADVGITGCNFAVAETGSITLVTNEGNADLVTALPKTQITVMGMERIVPTFEEMEVLVSLLTRSAVGQKLTSYITVLTGPRDEGEVDGPEEFHLVIVDNGRSDILGTEFQPVLQCIRCAACVNVCPVYRHIGGHSYGSIYSGPIGAVLSPLLGGYDDYKELPYASTLCAACTEACPVKIPLHELLLKHRQTIVEREGKAPISEKLAMKAFGLGAASSMLYKLGSKIAPTAVHPFTINDRISKGPGPLKAWTDIREFPAPEKERFRDWFKQRGEE
- a CDS encoding LutC/YkgG family protein is translated as MEAFLQRLASRLGRDMPTFVERPQWKHAPQQTVFQGYSQDELLAELKKQCTRIHTTLVETNTAELQQTIEQVIDAHGGGPIVVANDERYEQVGLSSFLKREDVHVWDVSLGRANIEAAEKANVGMTFSDITLAKSGTVVLLNHHNQGRTISFLPKTYVAIIPKSTIVPRMTQAASIIREQKHVPSCINFITGPSNSADIEMNLVVGVHGPMKATYIVITDC
- a CDS encoding PAS domain-containing sensor histidine kinase, whose amino-acid sequence is MMEESAFIQLSKQEKEAIDERMSRYDFMLQQVTDAMIVVKDDGTFVEVNEAACRLFRAPKEQLLRKKFQEYTYLVPEHIFQFQKQMLRKFGAYDDELVIRLADGELKHVQLFMRRHQEQQFDLYMIRDISSKKALERERTINETLFKDLFNRAGDGIVIFDGQGRFIDANPSFCTSVNVKREELFKLSIQTFIPIEYHDLFDQLLLTLKRNGTVSSELPFILGDGMQKLFELTLTANVHSGFFMAIMRNVTEKRNMEINLQRSEERFRAIFEQAHEAIIICDNFGNILRANPAASRTFELPLHDLVHANLLQFMDGKNKKVRDVLRQFFRVGQIRDELTFHMPNGEKKQLEFTSKKGVINGYHLTIFRNVSERRKMEKQLREQEQKFRSVFNHAMDGIVLIDDQQRIFDANPAACRIFSLQKEQLLEKCMHEFIGSNDLMKFQTWLNDGEEEEFCIIDGEGKKKIVELSFKPNIIEHVGLMMMRDMTEKKEMEEQLRKSDTLNVVGQLAAGIAHEIRNPMTALKGFIQLLQGSIGNDCEQHNMYFHVIMSELKRIESIITEFLVLAKPQAIHYERGDVAKIMQETVDLLSVQATMHNIQIEATYEQVPLIYCEPKQLKQVFINILKNAIEVMPNGGTITVSVSRVEEGIRIAIRDEGSGIPKEKIKKLGEPFYTTKERGTGLGLMVSYKIIEEHHGRIDVESEVGVGTTFYITLPVTNDMQ